DNA from Frateuria edaphi:
TGGCGACTGGGACAAGATCGAGGAATTCCAGCGCCGCGCGCGCCTGCGCAACGCCCCCGACCAGCACTACGAACGCGACGGCGATCGCCCGCGCGTGCTGGCCGAACTGATGGTCGCGCCGGGCAGCCCCGCCGAGGGCCGGCGCCTGGCCGAACTGGGTTTGGACTGGCGCTATCGCGCCACCGTGCTGGCGGTGCACCGGCGCGGCCAGGTACTGCGCGACAAGCTGAGCAATACCGACCTGGCGGTCGGCGACGTGCTGCTGGCGCTGGTCGACGAGGGCGGCATGCCCAAGCTGCGCACCGACGATGCGTTCATCGTACTCAGCGAGCGCGACGACGCGCGTGGCAGCACGCGCAAGGCGTGGATCGCCGCGGCGATCATGGCCGCGGTGGTGATCACCTCCGGCATGCACTGGCTGCCGATCCCGATCGCCGCGCTGTGCGGCGCCACCGCGATGGCGCTGACCGGCTGTTTCGGCCGCAAGGACATCTACGAGGGGATGGACTGGAAGATCATCATCCTGCTCGGCGCGATCCTGCCGCTGGGACTGGCGATCGAGAAGACCGGCCTGTCGACCGTGGTGGTGCAGGGTGCGATGGGGCTGGTCGGCAGCCACGGTCCGCTGGCGGCGCTCTTGATGGTCTACCTGCTGACCGCGCTGCTCACCGAGTTGATGGGCCACAACCCTTCGGTGGTGCTGATGGTGAGCATCGCGGTCACGGTGGCGCATGCCGCGCATGCCGACCCGCGTCCGTTCGTGGTGGCGGTAGCGTTCGCCGCCGCGACCTCGTTCGCCACGCCGGTGGGCTATCCGACCAACACGATGGTGTATTACGCCGGCGGCTACCGCTTCACCGACTTCATGAAGGTCGGCATCCCGCTGATCGCGCTGTTCTGCACGCTATCGATGTGGCTGATCCCGCAGTTCTGGCCGTTCCATCCGTGACGGCCGACAACCGGAAGTCGATCGGGACCGGAAGATAGGCGACGGAAGCTTCAGCGCCCTCTCCCCGACGCAGGAGAGGGCTTCAGCCGCGTTAGCGCGCGCCTTGCTGGTAGGCGCCAAGCGCCATGTGCAGCAGGCTCTTCATCTCCTCGCGCAGCGGCAGCGGCGCCACCACTTCGGCGTCCGGCCCGTACTTGAGCACGTCCATCAGCAGTTCGCGCGACTTCGAGTACGGCACCTTGAGCTCGTAGCGCCCGTCCGGCAGCCAGTCGCCCTTCTGCTGCGAATGCCAGTGCTCGTCGGCCACCCAGCGCGCGGCGTGCGCGGAAAAGCGGATCGTGGCCCAGGCCTTGGGCTTGCCGGCGAAAATGCCGTAGCTGGAGGCGAGCAGTTCGTTGAGATCGGTTTCCGGCACGTCGATCGCCGGTTCGTCCAGTGCGTGCGCCTCGCGGATGCGATCCACCGCGAAGCTGCGCAACGCCTCGCGGTCGTGGTCCCACACGTCCAGGTACCAGTTGTCGCGGTAATGCGTCAGCCGCTGCGGGGAGACGGTGCGCTTGCTGTCCGAATCGGTGGTGCGCGCGCGGTAGGAAAAACGCAGGCGACTGCGTTCGAGCACCGCGCCGGCGGTTACGCGGAACACCTGCTGGTCGAGCTTGCGCTCGCCCCAGGGGATCACGCGGATGCGCTCGATCGGCAGCGCCCGGGCCTTTTCCTGCCCGGTGAGCAGGCGCTCGATGCGCGCCTTGAACGGAGCCAGCGCGCCGGCCAGCACGCCGG
Protein-coding regions in this window:
- a CDS encoding SLC13 family permease, which codes for MSWQAWATVAIIVGAMALFASEKVRIDLVALLALAALVVLHIVTPEEALSGFSNEATVTVAAMFALSLGIERSGALEPLTRLLMRIRKPWLLTLAMMLAIAPLGAFVKNIALVATFLPLALRVCQRTGTSPARVLMPMAYAAQMGGVCTLIGTSSNLLTDSLAQKHGLPPFGVFEFTKMGALLAVAGMAYMMLIGRKLLPKHIDAALPEGGDVGKYVTELVVGEDSPLLGTRIADAQLGDKYGVYPLELLRGERRMWSPREQQLAAGDVLLVRGDWDKIEEFQRRARLRNAPDQHYERDGDRPRVLAELMVAPGSPAEGRRLAELGLDWRYRATVLAVHRRGQVLRDKLSNTDLAVGDVLLALVDEGGMPKLRTDDAFIVLSERDDARGSTRKAWIAAAIMAAVVITSGMHWLPIPIAALCGATAMALTGCFGRKDIYEGMDWKIIILLGAILPLGLAIEKTGLSTVVVQGAMGLVGSHGPLAALLMVYLLTALLTELMGHNPSVVLMVSIAVTVAHAAHADPRPFVVAVAFAAATSFATPVGYPTNTMVYYAGGYRFTDFMKVGIPLIALFCTLSMWLIPQFWPFHP
- a CDS encoding helix-turn-helix transcriptional regulator encodes the protein MDRYERILTLHRVLKSAHYPVPLARLMDELECSRATLYRDVAFLRDGLGAPIESAGTDQAAFRYEVGEGERFELPGLWLTSDELAALLALNELIGRSGPGVLAGALAPFKARIERLLTGQEKARALPIERIRVIPWGERKLDQQVFRVTAGAVLERSRLRFSYRARTTDSDSKRTVSPQRLTHYRDNWYLDVWDHDREALRSFAVDRIREAHALDEPAIDVPETDLNELLASSYGIFAGKPKAWATIRFSAHAARWVADEHWHSQQKGDWLPDGRYELKVPYSKSRELLMDVLKYGPDAEVVAPLPLREEMKSLLHMALGAYQQGAR